In the Nilaparvata lugens isolate BPH chromosome 9, ASM1435652v1, whole genome shotgun sequence genome, one interval contains:
- the LOC120353067 gene encoding uncharacterized protein LOC120353067 isoform X1, which yields MMKLQSNLSEMDVLLFWNSKTCADNSQSLICYLQMMIMTTSSVSVFLFLKATNVRVAVLSAFFFSFNSLILLFVYVNGQRIFNQNDKLRESLLEIPWVDKPRWLRQTMHIMLTQTNRDIQIKPYGIFTLNYMSYKDLMKFTFSIGNVLYRREQLVNQSQ from the exons ATGATGAAATTGCAAAGCAATCTTTCGGAGATGGATGTGCTTTTGTTCTG GAACTCCAAGACTTGTGCCGATAATTCACAATCGTTGATTTGTTACTTACAAATGATGATAATGACAACCTCCTCTGTGAGTGTATTCTTATTTCTCAAG GCGACTAATGTGAGAGTAGCTGTTCTTTCTgcttttttcttttccttcaaCAGTCTGATTTTATTATTCGTCTATGTGAATGGACAGCGAATCTTCAACCAG AATGATAAACTGCGAGAATCACTGCTGGAAATTCCTTGGGTAGACAAGCCCCGATGGTTGAGACAAACGATGCATATTATGCTGACTCAGACTAATCGAGATATTCAAATCAAACCTTACGGCATTTTTACCCTCAACTACATGTCCTACAAAGAT TTGATGAAATTCACTTTCTCGATTGGAAACGTGTTATATAGAAGGGAACAGCTAGTGAACCAATCTCAATAA
- the LOC120353067 gene encoding uncharacterized protein LOC120353067 isoform X2 has translation MARIVTCHQRIVRNSKTCADNSQSLICYLQMMIMTTSSVSVFLFLKATNVRVAVLSAFFFSFNSLILLFVYVNGQRIFNQNDKLRESLLEIPWVDKPRWLRQTMHIMLTQTNRDIQIKPYGIFTLNYMSYKDLMKFTFSIGNVLYRREQLVNQSQ, from the exons ATGGCAAGAATTGTAACATGCCACCAACGAATTGTAAG GAACTCCAAGACTTGTGCCGATAATTCACAATCGTTGATTTGTTACTTACAAATGATGATAATGACAACCTCCTCTGTGAGTGTATTCTTATTTCTCAAG GCGACTAATGTGAGAGTAGCTGTTCTTTCTgcttttttcttttccttcaaCAGTCTGATTTTATTATTCGTCTATGTGAATGGACAGCGAATCTTCAACCAG AATGATAAACTGCGAGAATCACTGCTGGAAATTCCTTGGGTAGACAAGCCCCGATGGTTGAGACAAACGATGCATATTATGCTGACTCAGACTAATCGAGATATTCAAATCAAACCTTACGGCATTTTTACCCTCAACTACATGTCCTACAAAGAT TTGATGAAATTCACTTTCTCGATTGGAAACGTGTTATATAGAAGGGAACAGCTAGTGAACCAATCTCAATAA